Proteins encoded by one window of Streptomyces uncialis:
- a CDS encoding RidA family protein: MTDTQKTALVPATHTTPPAKFSHGVRKGNILQVAGQVGFLPAVEGRPPTPAGPGLKEQTLQTFANVKAILEEGGASWDDVMMIRVYLTDVDHFAEMNGIYNAYFEEQGLTQPPAARTTVYVGLPKGLLIEIDALAVLG; the protein is encoded by the coding sequence ATGACCGACACGCAGAAGACCGCACTCGTCCCCGCCACCCACACCACGCCGCCCGCGAAGTTCTCGCACGGCGTCCGCAAGGGCAACATCCTCCAGGTCGCCGGACAGGTCGGCTTCCTGCCCGCCGTCGAGGGCCGGCCCCCGACGCCCGCCGGCCCGGGTCTCAAGGAGCAGACGCTCCAGACCTTCGCCAACGTCAAGGCGATCCTGGAGGAGGGCGGCGCCTCCTGGGACGACGTGATGATGATCCGCGTCTACCTCACCGACGTCGACCACTTCGCCGAGATGAACGGCATCTACAACGCGTACTTCGAGGAGCAGGGCCTGACCCAGCCCCCCGCCGCCCGCACCACCGTCTACGTCGGCCTGCCCAAGGGCCTGCTGATCGAGATCGACGCCCTGGCCGTCCTCGGCTAG
- a CDS encoding IclR family transcriptional regulator: protein MSQTVDRALSILPLLAEGPADLGKVANRLGVHKSTALRLLRTLHEHGLVYRQSDQRYRLGARLFALAQEAVENLDVREIAHPHLVALNEKIGHTVHLAVHEENEVLYIDKVESRYPVRMYSRIGKPVALTVAAVAKLLLSDLPENERRAIAEKLDYPMYTARSTPSAAAFLRELAAVREQGWATDLGGHEESINCVGAPVRGADGRVVAAMSVSAPNVVVTADELLTLLPLVRRTADAISREYSGNPAASGPAGAHGTSRTIPTKEHP from the coding sequence ATGAGCCAGACCGTCGACCGCGCGCTGTCGATCCTGCCGCTGCTCGCCGAAGGACCCGCCGATCTCGGCAAGGTCGCGAACCGGCTGGGCGTCCACAAGTCCACCGCGCTGCGGCTGCTGCGCACCCTCCACGAGCACGGGCTCGTCTACCGGCAGTCCGACCAGCGCTACCGGCTCGGCGCCCGGCTGTTCGCGCTCGCCCAGGAAGCCGTCGAGAACCTCGACGTACGCGAGATCGCCCACCCCCACCTCGTCGCCCTCAACGAGAAGATCGGCCACACGGTCCATCTCGCCGTCCACGAGGAGAACGAGGTCCTCTACATCGACAAGGTCGAGAGCCGCTACCCGGTACGGATGTACTCGCGCATCGGCAAACCCGTCGCGCTCACCGTCGCCGCCGTCGCCAAACTCCTGCTCTCCGACCTCCCCGAGAACGAGCGGCGCGCCATCGCCGAGAAGCTCGACTACCCCATGTACACGGCCCGTTCGACCCCGAGCGCCGCCGCCTTCCTCCGGGAACTGGCGGCCGTCCGCGAACAGGGCTGGGCCACCGACCTCGGTGGCCACGAGGAGTCCATCAACTGCGTCGGCGCGCCCGTCCGGGGCGCCGACGGACGGGTCGTCGCCGCGATGTCGGTGTCCGCGCCGAACGTCGTCGTCACCGCCGACGAACTCCTCACCCTCCTTCCCCTGGTGCGGCGCACCGCCGACGCCATCAGCCGCGAGTACTCCGGCAACCCGGCCGCCTCCGGCCCCGCCGGTGCCCACGGCACATCCCGAACGATCCCGACCAAGGAACACCCATGA
- a CDS encoding sugar kinase: MVTFLPTVPGPLADVPAFERGIGGAESNLACTLARAGHRVRWISRVGEDGFGTHLVRAIAACGVDTGGVRHDDRRPTGIYFRTAGERAVRKDERAAAEAAPLAEVVYYRAGSAASAMSPATMDVPALLAGRILHVSGITAALSAGCLALLREVTAPRPGRPLVSFDVNYRVSLWPDATEAGDVLRVLADASDLVFVGEDEAAVAWGVTGGPEAIRAALPKPALVVVKQGAHGAVALGADGSRDFVPALTVDVVAPVGAGDAFAAGFLSATLRALPVRDRLRHGHLMAAAALTVPGDLAVPPSRERADRLVALDDTAWGTLRLGPGWTDADPRAQEEVPTR; the protein is encoded by the coding sequence ATGGTCACCTTCCTCCCCACGGTCCCCGGACCGCTCGCGGACGTACCCGCCTTCGAACGCGGCATCGGCGGCGCCGAGTCCAATCTCGCCTGCACCCTCGCCCGCGCCGGTCACCGCGTCCGCTGGATCAGCCGGGTCGGCGAGGACGGCTTCGGCACCCACCTCGTACGCGCCATCGCCGCCTGCGGTGTCGACACCGGCGGGGTGCGCCACGACGACCGCAGGCCCACCGGGATCTACTTCCGCACCGCCGGGGAGCGCGCCGTCCGCAAGGACGAACGCGCCGCCGCCGAGGCCGCCCCGCTCGCCGAGGTCGTCTACTACCGCGCCGGATCGGCCGCCTCCGCGATGTCCCCCGCCACCATGGACGTCCCGGCCCTCCTCGCCGGGCGGATCCTCCATGTCTCCGGGATCACCGCCGCCCTCTCCGCCGGCTGCCTCGCCCTGCTGCGCGAGGTCACCGCGCCCCGCCCCGGACGCCCCCTCGTCTCCTTCGACGTCAACTACCGGGTCAGCCTGTGGCCGGACGCCACCGAGGCCGGGGACGTGCTCCGCGTCCTCGCGGACGCCAGCGACCTCGTCTTCGTCGGCGAGGACGAGGCCGCCGTCGCCTGGGGCGTCACCGGCGGACCCGAGGCCATCCGCGCCGCCCTGCCGAAACCCGCGCTCGTCGTCGTCAAACAGGGCGCCCACGGAGCCGTCGCGCTCGGCGCCGACGGCTCCCGCGACTTCGTGCCCGCCCTCACCGTCGACGTGGTCGCCCCCGTCGGCGCGGGCGACGCCTTCGCCGCCGGATTCCTCTCCGCCACCCTGCGCGCGCTGCCCGTCCGCGACCGGCTCCGCCACGGACATCTGATGGCCGCCGCCGCCCTCACCGTCCCCGGCGACCTCGCCGTCCCCCCGTCCCGCGAGCGCGCCGACCGGCTCGTGGCACTCGACGACACCGCGTGGGGCACACTGCGACTCGGCCCCGGCTGGACCGACGCCGACCCCAGGGCCCAGGAGGAGGTACCCACCAGATGA